The Cynocephalus volans isolate mCynVol1 chromosome 12, mCynVol1.pri, whole genome shotgun sequence sequence AAAATCACAAAGGAGTCAAAACTTTTAGAGGGCACCCCCTCTTGGCACACCCCACTTCCTagcctttctctcttcttctggggTCTTCCTTTCTCTGGGAGGGGCTTCCTCTGAGGCGGGCATCTGCACCTGTGGGACTCCCCCTCTCTATCTCAGGAGCCGGCTCATCCAGAGAGCATGTTCTCCCCCCACCTTGTGATTCCTGGGCCTCAGCCTGCCCCAGCGGTAACTTCCCCCAAACCGGAAGTAGTCCTTCCAGAGGTGAATGCCACGGGAGCAAAGTGGGTGCTTCAGAGGACACCCCAGGGTGGGCATTGGCATTCCAAGGGCATCAGTTTTTGAGATCTCCTGCCAGCGGGTAACTGTTAAGGAGTGTGCCCccccacacgtgcacacacatacacacacgtgcgtgCACGCACACACCCCTAAACCAATGTTAACTCTCATAAGGGGTGTAGACAGCATCACCGGGCAGCCAACAGTGACTGGGTTTTCCTAAATGCCACCTCACCTGCCACAGTGGGGAGGAGGCTCACGTGACTGGGCTGGGCTCCTGGCCCCCATGAAGACCCCCTTCTGGCTTCCGGGATGGGCCTAGCGGTCTTGCTGCCTGAGGAACGGGTCTGTCACTCACAAGGTGCTATAGCCTGAGTTGTGtacccccaaattcacatgttgaattcacctaatccccagtgtggctgtatttggagatggggcctttatggaagtaattaaggttaagtaAGGTCAGAAGTGTGGGGCCCCGAATTGATAGGATTAgtgtccctataagaagagaaccaggtctctccccatccctccccaccatgtgagaacacagcaagaggACAGCTCTCTGCAAGCCAGGAGAGGCCCTCACCAAGAAATCCATCCTGCCGAAACCCTGACCTTGGtcttccagcctccagcactgtgacaaataaatgtctgttgtttaagtcacccattCTGTGGTACTTTGTAATGGCAGCCTGACCAGGCTGAGACATGGGGCTACAGAAAATGCAGGCAGAAGCCTCCAATAACCGCTGTTCCGTGTCTTTGGTCAGATGGCATTCAGAGGTGGCTGTCTGGAGAGACGGGAGGTGGCGTGAGGACTCGCAACCCGCCCGTCCAGGAAACCCGCCAGGGGTGGGACGGGGAGGCTGCTCTtccagggctgtgtgtgtgtgagtgtgaaggggcatgtatgtgtgtgtgtgcaagcatGTATGATTGTGTGATCGTGTatttgtgtgagtgtgcatgtatgtatgcatgtgagTGTGGGTAGTTGTGTGATTGTGAGATTGCGTATTGtgggtgcacgtgtgtgtatgctCTTCCAGGGCTGTGTATGTGTGAGTTTATAGGAGCACGTGTATGTGTATGAGTGTATAGGATTGTGTGATTGTGTATTTGTGTgcgagtgtgtatgcatgtgaaATGTATGTacgagtgtgtgtatgtgtacatacgcGTGTGTATGAGAGTGTATGTGTGAGGGATATGACTGAATAGCCCAGACCTTGGCGAATGTGCTAATGTCGCTGTGGGGGTAAGACAGTGAGCCTTCCAGTAACAAGGTGGGAGAAGTTTCAGGAGTAGGTAGGGTTGCCTCTGGCTTCCTGGGGGTAAACCGGGGTCAGTGGCCTCCCATGCCTTTCCTTCTCGCTGTTGCTGTGGCAGAGGGAGAACCAAGTGGCCTAAACCAAATGAAACACAAATCAGAGACACAGATGAACACCCTTCAGGTGACACCAGACACATTTACAGACATTCACTGTTCTTGTTGCAAACTTAAGAATCAATGAATCGGCCCCTTTATAGGAAACAACTTCTGAGACCTACCAGTCCATGTTCCTGTCCGGGCTGCTCCCCTGCCTGGAACATGGGACTCCCCTTATGGTTCCTGCTCATCCCTCCATGCGCCCGTAAAAGGAACCCTCTGCCATGAACGCCCCAAGTCTTCAGAGGGATCAGCACGAGCCTGCCCTCCAGGGCTCACGGGCCCTACAGAGGGGGTTCAGGGAGGGGTGGCCAAGGCTCCCCACAGAGGGACCAAGGTGCATTTTGTGGTCAGGGTACCCTGAGAGCTCAGAAGAAAGGAGTCTGCCAGGCAGACATTCCAGGTGCAGGGAAAGTGAACAGAGAATGAAAAAATGGAGCCGACATGGTGAGGGGCCTGAAGGTGAGcttgtgcacgtgtgtgtgcgtgcacgcacaggtgtgtgcacgtgcatgggGGAGGGGCCAGGTGCGGGGAGGCCAGCAGACCCGTCCCCACGAATGGTCTTCAACAGCAGGCTGCAATGTGCAGCCTCTACCCcagaggcactggtgcagtgagGGGCTCCGCGTGGGGCAAGAGGCAGCTGGCGCTCGCCCGCCCAGTGCTGACCCGACTGGAGGAGTGGGGCGTGGAGCGGGAGCTCTGAAGCTGCTGTGGTCTCTGGGAGACGAGGCAGCCTaggcaggccagggcagggggcCAGGGAGGAAGGTTCAGCAGGAATGAAGTGGAGTGACCTGACCTAGGGACCGTTTGCTTAGCAGGACTTTTCATTCTGGACTTTTGGAACATCTGCCTCCAACACTAGAGGGCAGCTGGTGTTTGGTGCAGATGACAGCACCCTATTGTTCCTGAAGGGAATCAGCCAAGATCTGGCTGAAATGCAGATTCAGGGTCCACAGGGCCTGAGATGGTGCACCTGAGAGGTCAGGGGTGGAGCATTCAGGAGACTCCCCTCAGAACTTAAAGCAGACCCACAAAAgacaaaagcaataaaagtttCTCTATCCCCAGCTCTGGAGGTGCAGAGGAAACAGCCCCACTGGAGAAGTCCCCTGAGGGTGCTGATGATAGAGCAACCGATAATCAACTAATTAACCAATTATTTCACTCGTTCAACGAtgtcagtgttataacaccaaggtcaggggttcagatccccaaactggcctgtgctaaacaaaacaacaaacgatccagtgggagaggaagggacaCCCCTGGGGCTGGCCTTCCCATGAGGGAGACAACTTCATGCTTGAATACTCCCTCTTGCTGGGGTGGACTTCCCAAGAGCTCGTGAAGCTAAAACCTCCAGCCCCTCTCCAAGGGCTTGGGTCCCTTCTTCCACAGCCTGGCCCAGGAGGACCGTGGCCATGTGCTCGAATGTTTCCTATTTGCAAATGCTTGAGTTTCTCCAcaactggttgaaaccagtttctcTCCACTCTTTTAAAGAAAACCTCCCACAAGGTACAAGCCTCTGGCTAGGCATCTTTTTGTACCTGCAAATTTCAGACAGCGGGAGAGTAGGCGGGGGACACTGGATGTAGTTTGGGGCTGGGACAGAGGACACTcaggaggggacaggggagggcagATGCAGGAATAGAGGGCCACAATGTGGGCCACAAGAAGCTTGGGACTCGGCCCGAGCATGCTGGTGGCCAAAATGAGTCATGTTCAGTGACATGACCTCCATTGTAAGGTCTGGTTGCTGCAAGGGACACCTGTGTTTCGCCTGAGACCGAAGCATTCAAGTCTTGGTGAAAGGTTCTGTCGGACCTGGGGCCTGTGACAGCTGGTCTTCTATTCTAACTTATGTTTTCCACAGTCTGGGTTTTTCATTTACAATTTACCAATTTATACCCAGATGTGTTGATACAGATCAGCTCAGAAGTCTTTTCAGAACGAGGCGGGTCTAACTCACAGATGTACTCACAGCCCCTTGCCAGGCTGCTCCTTTACGGGGCCGGGGTGCAGCCCTGGCCTGAGCAGGCTCCTCGCTTCCTCAGGGCCCTGCTGTGGGACCAGGCTCCGTGCCCACCTCCCTGGGCTTCACCCCTCATCTGTAGGTGTGGACACTGCTGCCTGGTGTCTAGAGGATTAGTCAGGGAGCTCAGAGACCACCAAGGAAAGGGACTGCCTTGCTATGGGCCAGAGTGCCAGCAGGTGCCACCAGAGTCCCCTGGCATCAGACCAGGCCCAGCAGCCCCCAGGGACCCAGAAGCTTAACAGGCGGTACCCAAATCTATGATGCAGCCCCCAGCACTTGGGGCTGGTAGGAGAACAGAGGGCCCAGCACCCTGGTGTGGGCAGTGCCCGGACAGTCAGCTCTCTGCCATGGCTTCTGTCCCTTTGGTCCTTCTGCCTGAAAGTGACCTCTGGGGACCTTGATAACGGCCACCTGAAATCCCCCAACCTGGGATTAGTTGGGTCCCAGCCCATCCTGAGTTCCATGAGGGAACTGGGAGACAAGGAGGTTCAGGGATCTGGGCCCCATCAGCCGAGCTGAGCGGTTGTCAGACCCTGAGCCCAGTTCCTCTAGGGTTGGGGGTCACTCTTGCTTCCGTAGGTGCCTGTCTGACCCCTGCCTAGGTCAGCAGGTGGAATAGGTGCAGAAAAGCCCTCTTGCCCCGACCAGAAGAGACTCCACCCACTCTCTCCCCCTAGAGGCCACACCAATCCCTGGCCCTTTAAAAGGGGGCCCAGAGAAGCCTGCCCTAGGCACGGCTTCTGCCCTGTCAGGGGTCAGGGTGCCCTTGGTGCCTGGCTGGCCTGTGGCAACCCTGCCAGCTCTCAGAAACATTTGATCTCCACTCACCCAGGGGGCAGGGAGCAGCCCCTGTCCAGATGCTGCCAGAATGGGACATCCTGACCACTGAGGCCTCAGGGGAAACCTGTCTGGGGGCAGTGTGGTTGCAGGTTCTGTCAGAGCAGGAGTTAGTGTGTCCCTGCCAGGCCAAGAAGCATTCAGCAggttatcccccatccccccctcTCTCCTCAGCTTCAGAGGTTCTATCCCAGTTAATGCTGGGGCAAAGTCAGAGGCCAAACCCCCTGCAGCAGAGCCTGTGACCTGTACCCAGACCCCTCCCTAGTGTTCCAGCCCTTCCATCGGGATGGGACtgagaaattgaaacagaaagaaatctgtGGTCTGGACAGTGTCCACGGGCTCACCCCCCCCCTCCACCAAGGCCCCCAGCCACAGGCCCTGGGAACCTGCCCTCTccaggagtggggaggggaggcccCTGGAAAGATGCTCATGGGGCCTGGCAGTGCAGACGTGAGCCTGGGAGCCGGACAGACACATTTTATTCTTCCCCTCCTGTCCCCATGGCcaccccaggcagagggaagacaggCTGTTAGGCGAATCCTGGGGCAAGGTCATACACCCCAGGTCTCGCTGTGGCctgaggtgggtgggtgggtggctggggaaTGGACAGGTCTACTGCCTGGTTGTAGGCAGGATCCACCGGATTCACATTCTCTGTGGACAGGTGTGGACACTggagggctggggtgggtgaggaGGCAGGAGACAGAGGGGCAGGTCCCCGTCCACGCCACCAGGCTGCCCTGTGCACCAGGCGACGCTGGCTCAGATGGCCCCCAAATGGACCTGGACCGAGCAGGGTAGGCGGATGGTTTTTCCAACAAAGACTTGGAAATATAAAGTGACCAAGGCCAGAGACGAGGCCACCAGGGGACCGGCGAGGATGAGACAGAGTAGAAAAgtctcacacgcacacaccatATGGATGTGCACACATGGGGGTCCGTGAAAACGCCAGGCCAGCCACGAGGCCCTCACACCACGCTCTGCCGGCCCCCGGCCCCCTCAAAGTCAGAAATGCCAGAGCTGCGGCCCCGGCCAAAGTCAATGAAAATTCCTTCGGAATCCGAGTCGACGGACTCCAGGATCTGGTCCACCAGGTTCTcggggctggaggtgggtggggagCTGCGGGCTGGGCTCGGGCCCTGCTCGGGGGACTGGGTAGGTGGGTACAGTCTGCTGGGGCAGGGCCCCGTGTGGGGTGCTGGGGAGGACCTGAAGGTCACTGAAGGGCCCTGGCCGGGCGTGTCAGCAAAGCCCTGGGGCTCAGGACAGGACGTCATCTCGGAGACGGAGTGCCTGCGGATGCTGGTGCCGCCGGTCACCACGCCCTCAGCTTCATGCTCTGCCACGGGGTTCAGCAGCGGTGTGTTGTAGCTCTTGGAGCGCACCACTGGGTTCTTGGCCAGGATGTCCCCTGAGCGGGAGCGGCGCAGGAAGCGCTTCTCTGGAGAGAGACACAGCAGTCACAAGGGCATCTTGCACAGAGGCCAGGCCTATGGGCACTGCTGCCCCCCACCGCACACCTTGGCGCCTGCGTGCACCAGGCTCTACCTTTGGGCAGGTGCTACCTGTTGAGTGCCTAACTCTGCGTGCAGAGCAGTTGCAGGGTAAGGCCTGCTGATGTGGGTTCTGGGCCCAGCCCTGCAGACCCCTGCCTCATGTGAGAGGGACGTGGGTTTTTGGCCTCTGCTCGGATGGGTCCTCCTCTTCTTGGTCCCAGCCTCAGCCTGGCCAGCCAGGGCCTCATGTCAGCTGCCTGGGTCTGAATCTGCACCTTGCCAGGGACCTGTGTAAGACCCTGGGTAAATTACGTAATTTccctgtgcctcggtttccctaCCTGTGGAAGTCTGAAAATCTTGGCATTTGCTAGGTGCCCGCACTTCCCTAGGTAGACCTGGCCCCTGCCCTTGTGGGCTGGTGTCATGCGGGGGAGGGTAGCAGGCCTGCACAGGTGAGCCCCAAGGTCAGGTGGTGGTAATGCTGCAATGGAAGGTCAGGGCTGGGATTTTATTCCGAGTGTGGAGGAAGCCCATGACTGGGCAGTTGTAAATGGGCCTTGCTGGCCACCGTGTGGAGAGTAATAGACGACAGGGGGCAAGGGCACACTTGGGGACCCAGTTGGGAGACCCCTCCGGTCATGTGGGCAGGACACTGGGTGGAGGGCAGGTTTCAGGCTCCCACTCAGGACCCTACAGTTCCCCACAgtggccaccaggtggcaggGCTGAGCGCAGCGAGCAGCTCAGGGGCCTTTCCTGGACTGGGAGGCGAGAAGGTCCCTCCTCGCCGGGGCTGGGTCCCATCATCCAGGGCCACATGGAGCCTGGGAGACACAAAGTTCTCCTCCAACTGCTGGTGCCCCTGCTTGAGCTGAGACACACCCAGTGGGCGGGCTTCATGCCAGCAGGTAGGCACAGCAGTTTCACTCCAGTTTAGGAGCACATTCCTGAGCACCTCTGGTACCACCGCTGTCCCCTCAACATAGGAGGCTCCTGTCCTTCAGCTCAGCGGTAGCCTTGGGGACGCACTggtctgcctcccctgctggaccaGAGCCCGTGAGGGTGGGGCTTAGCCTCTGGGGCTGGcgtgtagtaggtgctcaatgacaTCGCTGAATGAACCAACAGGCCCTCCAGAGGAGTAACATGACTGGCTTCTGCTGGGCACGCCAGGCAGCCCCAGTACGCCCCCTCCATAGGGCtcagccctgcccacccccaagCCCCGTCCCTCCTTCCCCACGTGTCCTCTGAGCCAGGATTTCTCTGCATGGTCAACTCCCGACTTCCACAGATGTGACGTCCTGGGCAGTGCAGGAGCCTCTGTGGGGCTTGTCACATCACAGTTCATGTTGTCTGTCCCTGGGTCCCCCATCTCCATGTGTCCAGCCCAGCATGCGGCAGGTCTGGTATAGGCTCAGGACAGGCTTGCTGTATAACTGAAAAGCTAATCCTGAGCGGGACCCTGGCTCTGCCATGATTTAGCTGTGGAGCCTCAGAGTACCCATCTGTTCACTAGTGGGTGGGGCTGGTGGTCATCCCTACCCCAGCCCAAGCCCAGGTGACCCCTACCCAGGATGCAGGAGTGGGTGAAAGGCCCCTCGCTGGAGTAGAGGCCATAGGTGCCCAGGTAGGGCGACACCACCTTCTGGATCAGTGTCTCCAGGCGCAGGTAGTCCTCAGTCACGCCCCTGGACTCATGCACCCCCTGCAAGAGAGCGAGGGAGGGTCCCACTTGAGCCTGCCAGCCCGAGACCCTCACCCTGCTGTTCCATCCATAGACAGCCtgtcctctgccttcctcctccctATTCCCAGGAGGACCACAGTGACCTCCCTTCCCAGCCCTCAGAACGGGTGGCCTGAGTCACCATGCTGCTCCAACACCCACCGTGGCAGCACACGGCAGCTGTTATGGTCTGGGAGACCATGATGCCTGTGGAAAAGGACCTGGAGGCCACATAAGGGGGGCATCCTGCACCCTCTACCCCTCAGAGGGGTCCCCTGTGCACTGGCATCCTAGAGGCTTGGGGAAGCCCCTCGGGAGATGCCAGGTGACCTCACCCACGGAGGGCCAGGCTTGCTCACCCGGGCTCTGGCACTCACCTCCTTGCTCTGGGAGCACTGTAGGTGGGAAAGGCTGCCCCACAGGGTCAGGCCCATCTGCAGAATCGCCCCCCAACATGTGCCCCACACGCTCCTTCCCGACCCC is a genomic window containing:
- the PRR5 gene encoding proline-rich protein 5, coding for MRTLRRLKFMSSPSLSDLGKREPAAAAADERGTQQRRACANATWNSIHDGVIAVFQRKGLPDQELFSLNEGVRQLLKTELGSFFTEYLQNQLLTKGMVILRDKIRFYEGQKLLDALAETWDFFFSDVLPTLQAIFYPVQGKEPSVRQLALLHFRNTITLSVKLEDALARAHARVPPAIVQMLLVLQGVHESRGVTEDYLRLETLIQKVVSPYLGTYGLYSSEGPFTHSCILEKRFLRRSRSGDILAKNPVVRSKSYNTPLLNPVAEHEAEGVVTGGTSIRRHSVSEMTSCPEPQGFADTPGQGPSVTFRSSPAPHTGPCPSRLYPPTQSPEQGPSPARSSPPTSSPENLVDQILESVDSDSEGIFIDFGRGRSSGISDFEGAGGRQSVV